In the genome of Burkholderia diffusa, one region contains:
- a CDS encoding SDR family oxidoreductase, with the protein MKTVLITGCSSGFGLEIARHFLARDWQVVATMRTPREDVLPSSERLRVLALDVTKPDSIRAAIDAAGPIDVLVNNAGIGAAAPAELTPVDTVRALFETNTFGTMAVTQAVLPQFRQRGAGVVVNVTSSVTLKVLPLVSAYRASKAAVNAYTESMAGELEPFGVRVHLVLPGRAPDTRFTDNARGNMLGFEHDAYAEFVQQAVARMLDASAPITHAQDVADAVWRAATDPSSPLRIPAGADAEAWAAEAR; encoded by the coding sequence ATGAAAACCGTACTGATCACCGGCTGTTCCTCCGGCTTCGGCCTCGAGATCGCGCGTCATTTCCTGGCCCGCGACTGGCAGGTCGTCGCGACGATGCGCACGCCGCGAGAGGACGTGCTGCCGTCGTCGGAACGTCTGCGCGTGTTGGCGCTCGACGTGACGAAACCGGACAGCATCCGCGCCGCGATCGACGCCGCCGGACCGATCGACGTACTCGTGAACAACGCGGGCATCGGGGCGGCTGCGCCGGCGGAGCTGACGCCGGTCGACACGGTGCGCGCACTGTTCGAGACCAACACGTTCGGCACGATGGCCGTCACGCAGGCGGTGCTGCCGCAATTTCGGCAGCGCGGGGCCGGCGTGGTCGTGAACGTCACGTCGAGCGTCACGCTGAAGGTGTTGCCGCTCGTCAGCGCATACCGCGCGAGCAAGGCGGCGGTCAACGCGTATACCGAATCGATGGCCGGTGAACTCGAACCGTTCGGCGTGCGTGTGCATCTGGTGTTGCCGGGGCGCGCGCCCGATACGCGTTTCACCGACAACGCGCGCGGAAACATGCTGGGCTTCGAGCACGACGCGTATGCGGAATTTGTTCAGCAGGCTGTCGCGCGCATGCTCGATGCGTCCGCGCCGATTACCCATGCGCAAGACGTTGCCGACGCCGTGTGGCGTGCGGCGACCGATCCGTCGAGCCCGCTGCGCATCCCGGCCGGCGCCGACGCCGAAGCGTGGGCGGCCGAGGCGCGCTGA
- a CDS encoding AraC family transcriptional regulator, with product MAKPVFATIENPLFFCESPAMIDPLTEVVTLLKPGAQHSKLVHGASPWAINRTVAGEPFYCAILDGGCRIAIDGHAPLELQPGDFVLIPAAYGVAMSSLEPPPPGVETAPPVPLDNGEYRIGDAGNPIDMQMMAGNCSFASPDAALLVSLLPQCVHVRGEPRLTTLVQLVRDESRAQRPAREIVLSRLVEVLLIEALRFSTGTDASPGLVRALADSRLAAAIRGMHARPAHPWTVAELAKEAALSRSTFFERFSRAVGVAPMEYLLTWRMALAKNLLRRNDARIAEIAARVGYSSASTFSVAFARHVGRPPAQYARDERAAALDE from the coding sequence ATGGCCAAACCCGTATTCGCTACAATCGAAAATCCGCTTTTCTTTTGCGAAAGTCCAGCGATGATCGACCCGCTTACCGAAGTCGTGACGCTGCTGAAACCGGGCGCACAGCACTCCAAGCTCGTTCACGGCGCAAGCCCCTGGGCGATCAACCGCACGGTCGCGGGCGAGCCGTTCTATTGCGCGATCCTCGACGGCGGGTGTCGGATCGCGATCGACGGGCACGCGCCGCTCGAGCTGCAGCCCGGCGATTTCGTGCTGATTCCGGCAGCCTACGGCGTCGCGATGTCCAGCCTCGAACCGCCGCCGCCCGGCGTCGAAACTGCGCCGCCGGTCCCGCTCGACAATGGCGAATACCGGATCGGCGACGCCGGCAACCCGATCGACATGCAGATGATGGCCGGTAACTGCAGCTTCGCTTCGCCCGACGCCGCGCTGCTGGTGTCGCTGCTGCCGCAATGCGTGCACGTGCGCGGTGAACCGCGCCTCACCACGCTCGTGCAGCTCGTGCGGGATGAATCTCGCGCGCAGCGGCCCGCGCGCGAGATCGTGCTGTCGCGCCTCGTGGAAGTGCTGCTGATCGAGGCCCTGCGATTCTCGACCGGCACGGACGCATCGCCCGGCCTCGTGCGCGCGCTCGCCGACAGCCGCCTCGCGGCCGCGATCCGCGGCATGCACGCGCGCCCCGCGCACCCGTGGACGGTCGCCGAGCTCGCGAAGGAGGCTGCGTTGTCGCGCTCGACCTTCTTCGAGCGCTTCAGCCGCGCGGTTGGCGTCGCGCCGATGGAATACCTGCTCACGTGGCGAATGGCGCTCGCCAAAAACCTGCTCCGCCGCAATGACGCACGCATCGCCGAAATCGCCGCGCGCGTCGGCTACAGCTCCGCGAGCACCTTCAGCGTCGCGTTCGCGCGGCATGTCGGCCGGCCGCCCGCGCAATACGCGCGCGACGAACGGGCGGCTGCACTCGACGAATGA